TGCCGGGCGTGGCGAGCAGCTTGTCGTCGTCGATGAACAGGATGTTCACCATCAGCCGGATGACCTCGCGCGGCGTGAAGTGATCGCCGGCGGTCTCGTTGGCCAACTCGTTGAAGCGGCGGATGAGATTCTCGAAGATCAATCCCATCTGCTCGTTCGGCACCGAGCTCGGGTGCAGGTCCACGTCGCAGAACTTCGAGACGACGAGGTAGAGGATGTTCGCCTCGCGCATCTTCTCGATCTCGTTCTCGAGCTCGAAGAAATCGAAGATGGTGCGCACGTTGGCCGAGAACCCCTTGATGTAGCTGACGAGGTGTTTCTCGATGTGGTCCGGGTCGCCCTTGAGCTTCTCGAAGTCGAGCGGCGAGTGATTGTGGAAGCGCTCGCCCGCGGCGTCGTTGAGCTTCCTGTCGAGGGCGTCACCCTCCAGCCTCCCGCCCTTGCGTTTCTCGTACTCCGCCAGCACCTTCGGTTTGGTGGGTGCGAGCACGCAGTCGAAGCGACGGAGCACGGTCATGGGCAGCATGACCCGCTCGTACTGCGGCGGGCGATAGGGGCCACGCAGCAGGTCGGCGATCTGCCAGATGAGGTTCGAGAAGTAGGTGTGGTCGGGCATCTTTCAACTCACTCGCTCGGCGGCCACGGCGCCCCGTTCGGGAGGGTCAGGGGTTGTTCTGTCATCGCGTGTCTTCCTTGGCCTCGGGCGGTTTCTTCTCGCCCGATCCTAACCCACACTCCGCTCCGCCGTGAAGTCGCTTTACTCGTGCCATGGTCACGTACCCGCCTTCGCCTCGCTGCTCAGCTCCGCTTCGATCTCCTCCACCGTCGGCAGGCTGCCCTTCAGCTCCCTCGGCAGCTTCTCGACGATCTTCGTCTCCCACTCGGCGACGCCGATCGGCTTCTTCAGGCTGCGGAGCGCGTACTCGACCACGATCCTGTCCTTCGAGCGGCACAGGAGCAGGCCGATGGTCGGCTTGTCGTCGGGGTGGCGCAGGAGATCGTCGACCGCCGAGAGGTAGACGTTGATCTGTCCGACGAAGGCCGGATCGAAGGCGACCGCCTTCAGCTCGATGACGACGTAGCAGCGCAGCTTGAGGTGGTAGAAGAGCAGGTCGACGTAGAAGTCCCGGTCGCCCACCTCGAGCGGCACCTGTCGCCCGACGAACGCGAAGCCGGCCCCGAGCTCCAGCAGGAAGCGCTGGACGTGGTCCACCAGCGCTTGCTCGACCTCGCGCTCGCGGCGAGGATCGGCCGTGCCGAGGAAATCGAAGAGGTACGGGTCCTTGAAGACCTGCGCGGCCATGTCGGAGTCGGCCGGCGGGAGCGTCGCCTTGAAGTTCGTGAGCGCCTTCCCTTGCCGCGTGTGCGCGCGGCGGGCGATCTGCGTCTCCAGGATGCTGCGGCTCCAGCCCTCTTCGATGCAGCGTCTCATGTACCACTCGCGGACCTCCGGCTCCTTCACCCGCTGGATGAGGCGGATGACGTGGCCCCAGGGCAATCGTGAAACAAGCTGTTTCACTTTCACGGCGTCCGGGTACGCTTCCGCCAGGGAACGCATGAAGAGGAGGTTCCGCGGAGACAGACCGGTCATGTCGGGGTAGGCGCCGCTCAGGTCCGCGGCCAGCCGATCGATCACCCCCGCGCCCCAGCCCTCCTCGTGCTGTCGCTCGAGGATGACCCGCCCGATGTCCCAGTAGAGGAGAATCAGCGCGGAGTTCGCGGCCATGACGGTCCCGAGCCGAACCTGCTGGACCCTCGCCTTCAGTTGTGCGAGGACCTTCCCGTAGCTCGCGGGCAGTCCCACCCTCGGCGGCGCCACCGGGAAGGCGGCCTCGGCCCGTGCTCGACCGCGCATCCGACGGATGGAGGCGGGTGCCTTGACGAGCGCCTGCGGGTCTTTCTTCTTCTCACCCGTCATACCCACGCTCCTTCGGGTTGGCGTCGGTCGGCGCCCTGCGACCGCTCGGCCACTTCTCACCGCTCCTCGTCCTCGAACGCGATTCGAAACTGATAGACGAGGCCTTTCGTCTTCATGGTCCGAGTCCTTCAGCCGCCGTGTTGCTGGCACTTGAGGCGTCGGCGAGTCCTCGAATCTTACCGCCATCGTCGTTTTCTCGGGAAGGGCGACTCCATCACGCGAGCCGGTTCTTTCGGATGCATCCGCCCGTCCGCTATCCTCCGTCGCGCGTCCCGCTCCACCGCGCGAGCTTCGGGATCTTCCGCGTGAACATCCAGCTGAAGACGCCCGGGATGCCGACCTCGCGGAGCTTCTCCTTCACCCGGACCTGCATCTCCTCGAGGGTCATGTCGGGCCGCGTGAAGCGCCCGCCTGTGTAGCAGTGGCTGCAGTACGTGCGGCTCCTGCTCCCGTCGGCGTTCGTGCCCCCTCCTCGCTCGTCCTTGCTCAGGGGCATTCCGCAGCTCTGGCAGTGCTTGTAGCTCGTCGCCATCGTGTCCTCCCGCCACAGCGTCCACACCGGGTGCTTCGCGCTCCATACGAGTACCGACAAGTTGTTCCGGCTCATTCCACCCTCCCCTGCAGGAACCACCTCCGCGTCCCCCGGTCGTAGAACAGCCAGAGGATCTCGCCGTCCTTCGTCTCGGCGAAGTGGTAGTCGCGGTGCGCGGGGCGGTCCCACCAGCCGCCGGACACCACGTACGGGCCCAGCACGCGCACCACCGGTCCCTGCTCCAACCCGCGCAGCATCCAGCCGTCGGGCTCGTGCCGCTCGCGCGGCGGGAGCGGCTGCGGGCGCGCGTGGATCCGCCGGATGAGGCGCGGCTCGCTCACGGGGCGCGGCGCGGCGTCGCCGAGCGCCTCGAGCCTCTCCCACGCGAAGCTCGCCTCCGGGAGGTGCGCGTCGCGCGGCCGTGCCCGCACCACCGCGTCGTCGCCGAGGCGCGCCCGCGCCCGCGCCAGCGCCCGGTTCGCGGCGGCGAGGTCCCGCCCGCCCGCTTCCGCGAAGAGCCGCTGCCGCCGCGGGGCCGCCTCGGTCTCGCCGGCCGCGAGGAGCACCTCGACCACCCGGTCGGGGAGCTTCCGCACCGCCTGGAGCCGGAGCCGCACCAGCTCCATGAGGAGCCTCGCGTCGAGCGTCGGCGACGCGGGCCTCAAGCTCTCGACGTGGTCGCCCAGCCGCTCGAACCGGAAGCCCACCTTGAGATCCGCGAGCGTTCTCCCCTTCTCGCCGACCTCGTCGAGGAGCGGGCCGAGCTGTCCCTCGATCGCCGCGATCAGGCGCCCCGCGTCCTCCTCGGGGTGGTCGAGGACGAGGCGGCGCGTCGCGGGGACGTCGGGCCGCTCGGGCTGGAGCGGGGCCTCGAGGTCGCCCGAAGCGAGCCGGTGCAGCCGGTGCACCTCGGGGCCGAAGCGCGCCGCGATCCCCCCCTCGGGGAGGTCCGTGAAGGAGCCCACGGTCGCGATCCCCAGGCGGGCGAGCGCGTCCCGCGCCGCGGGGGGCAGGGCCAGGCGGTCGAGCGGGACGGCGCGCGCCGCCAGGCGCTCTTCCGCCTCGCTCTTCAGGACGTGGACGCCGCGGTGCGCCCTCGCGAGCGCGTAGGCGCCGAAGCGCTTG
Above is a window of Terriglobia bacterium DNA encoding:
- a CDS encoding PDDEXK nuclease domain-containing protein, whose amino-acid sequence is MRGRARAEAAFPVAPPRVGLPASYGKVLAQLKARVQQVRLGTVMAANSALILLYWDIGRVILERQHEEGWGAGVIDRLAADLSGAYPDMTGLSPRNLLFMRSLAEAYPDAVKVKQLVSRLPWGHVIRLIQRVKEPEVREWYMRRCIEEGWSRSILETQIARRAHTRQGKALTNFKATLPPADSDMAAQVFKDPYLFDFLGTADPRREREVEQALVDHVQRFLLELGAGFAFVGRQVPLEVGDRDFYVDLLFYHLKLRCYVVIELKAVAFDPAFVGQINVYLSAVDDLLRHPDDKPTIGLLLCRSKDRIVVEYALRSLKKPIGVAEWETKIVEKLPRELKGSLPTVEEIEAELSSEAKAGT
- a CDS encoding DNA polymerase Y family protein; protein product: KRFGAYALARAHRGVHVLKSEAEERLAARAVPLDRLALPPAARDALARLGIATVGSFTDLPEGGIAARFGPEVHRLHRLASGDLEAPLQPERPDVPATRRLVLDHPEEDAGRLIAAIEGQLGPLLDEVGEKGRTLADLKVGFRFERLGDHVESLRPASPTLDARLLMELVRLRLQAVRKLPDRVVEVLLAAGETEAAPRRQRLFAEAGGRDLAAANRALARARARLGDDAVVRARPRDAHLPEASFAWERLEALGDAAPRPVSEPRLIRRIHARPQPLPPRERHEPDGWMLRGLEQGPVVRVLGPYVVSGGWWDRPAHRDYHFAETKDGEILWLFYDRGTRRWFLQGRVE
- a CDS encoding zinc ribbon domain-containing protein encodes the protein MATSYKHCQSCGMPLSKDERGGGTNADGSRSRTYCSHCYTGGRFTRPDMTLEEMQVRVKEKLREVGIPGVFSWMFTRKIPKLARWSGTRDGG